From a single Gammaproteobacteria bacterium genomic region:
- a CDS encoding cytochrome ubiquinol oxidase subunit I yields the protein MIAAPDVVLLSRLQFAITALYHFLFVPLTLGLSTLLGIMETVYFMTNRPIWRTMTQYWGILFGINVAMGVATGVTMEFQFGTNWAYYSHYVGDVFGAPLALEGLMAFFLEATFIGIFFFGWDRVSKGAHLFSTWMLAAGASFSALWILIANAWMQNPVGAHFNFHTMRMELYDFYSVIFNEVAQAKFVHTISAGYVTGSMFVLSLSAYFLLKGRMVAFAKRSITVAAAFGLASALCVVILGDESGYLAGLNQKMKVAAIEGMWETEPAPAALTLIGLPDQAHRATEYSLKVPYLLGLIVTRSINRPVYGIVDLVEEAKHRMYSGILAYDALTALQLDPTNKRAEDILDANQNNIGYGLLLKRYTDDVLHATPEIIDRAAWDTVPDVFVMFWTFRVMVACGLFFIILFAYAFYLSLRRRIVKTRWFLWIALFSLPLPWVASEMGWIVAEYGRQPWIVDGMLPTFMGVSSLSVTDVWISILGFVLFYSALAIVELYLMIKYIRLGPDQLFPIEDFSIQPRVLQHETPNTAKD from the coding sequence ATGATTGCTGCACCTGATGTTGTTCTTCTATCTCGCCTTCAATTTGCCATTACGGCGCTATATCATTTCCTATTTGTACCTCTGACTTTAGGTCTCTCAACACTCCTTGGCATTATGGAAACCGTGTATTTCATGACCAATCGGCCGATTTGGCGGACCATGACGCAATATTGGGGAATTTTGTTCGGCATTAATGTTGCCATGGGCGTCGCCACCGGTGTAACCATGGAGTTTCAGTTTGGAACGAATTGGGCATATTATTCCCACTACGTGGGGGATGTGTTTGGTGCTCCATTAGCCTTGGAAGGCTTAATGGCTTTCTTTTTAGAGGCGACTTTCATTGGTATTTTCTTTTTCGGCTGGGATCGCGTCTCTAAAGGCGCCCATTTGTTTTCTACTTGGATGTTAGCAGCTGGAGCAAGTTTTTCAGCCCTATGGATTTTAATTGCCAATGCTTGGATGCAAAATCCCGTGGGTGCTCACTTTAATTTCCATACCATGCGAATGGAACTTTACGATTTTTACAGCGTAATCTTTAATGAAGTTGCCCAAGCTAAGTTTGTCCATACTATCAGTGCAGGGTATGTGACAGGATCGATGTTTGTTTTATCACTCAGTGCCTATTTTTTATTGAAAGGTCGAATGGTGGCTTTTGCAAAACGCTCCATTACTGTTGCTGCAGCATTTGGTCTTGCTTCTGCACTTTGCGTTGTCATTTTAGGCGATGAAAGTGGCTACTTGGCTGGGTTGAATCAAAAAATGAAAGTTGCGGCTATTGAAGGGATGTGGGAAACAGAGCCTGCCCCTGCCGCTTTAACGCTTATAGGTCTCCCTGATCAAGCGCACCGGGCAACGGAATATTCACTCAAAGTTCCTTACCTTTTGGGGCTAATTGTCACCCGATCTATCAATCGTCCAGTCTATGGAATCGTGGATTTAGTTGAAGAAGCGAAACACCGTATGTATAGCGGCATTTTAGCTTACGATGCCCTAACGGCTTTGCAATTGGATCCCACCAATAAACGCGCGGAAGATATACTTGACGCTAATCAAAACAATATTGGCTACGGATTATTGCTTAAGCGCTACACCGACGATGTCTTGCATGCTACCCCTGAAATTATTGATCGTGCTGCTTGGGATACAGTTCCTGATGTCTTTGTGATGTTTTGGACTTTCCGGGTGATGGTAGCTTGTGGTCTATTTTTTATTATCCTCTTTGCCTATGCATTTTATCTCAGCTTACGCAGGCGCATTGTCAAAACACGATGGTTTTTGTGGATTGCGCTTTTTAGTCTACCTTTACCATGGGTTGCCTCTGAAATGGGTTGGATAGTTGCTGAATACGGCCGTCAGCCCTGGATTGTTGATGGCATGCTTCCGACCTTTATGGGCGTTTCCTCCCTTTCAGTCACAGATGTTTGGATTTCTATCTTAGGTTTTGTCTTGTTTTACTCTGCATTAGCAATAGTAGAGCTTTATTTAATGATTAAATATATTCGTTTGGGGCCTGATCAATTATTTCCAATCGAAGACTTTAGTATTCAGCCTAGAGTTTTGCAACACGAAACCCCTAATACTGCTAAAGACTGA
- the cydB gene encoding cytochrome d ubiquinol oxidase subunit II → MFELETLRMVWWILLGFLFIGFALFDGFDLGTACLFPLVTKNEAERNAVLETIKPFWEGNQVWIIVGAGALFAAWPFVYAVAFSGAYFVMLLLLLTMGISRPVSFKYREKLPNYFWRRTWDWLVFVGGFVPALLFGILVGNILIGLPFRFDSDLSLTYEGKLYELFSLFPLLCGLASIAMLAMHGGAYLATKTYVPIKTRALFWTQFSGIVLIVCYATGGIMIANTVIGYQVTSVIDPNGYSNPLNKTVIQSLGAWLNNYSLHPSWMLNPLAGFLGAIGAVLFAFLKFPRLAFFASCISICGIIGSVGASMFPFILPSTTHFNSSLLVWDASSTKLTLMMMLVAIIIFMPIIMLYTAWVYRVLSGKIRVEEIKNKH, encoded by the coding sequence ATGTTTGAATTAGAAACTTTACGGATGGTGTGGTGGATATTGTTAGGTTTTTTATTTATTGGCTTTGCGCTTTTTGATGGATTCGATCTAGGTACTGCTTGTTTGTTTCCCCTTGTTACTAAAAACGAAGCCGAACGTAATGCAGTTTTGGAAACAATCAAACCTTTTTGGGAAGGCAATCAAGTTTGGATTATCGTGGGAGCTGGCGCTTTATTTGCGGCTTGGCCATTTGTGTATGCAGTCGCCTTTTCCGGCGCCTACTTTGTTATGTTACTGCTTTTATTAACCATGGGCATTTCACGCCCCGTGAGTTTTAAATATCGAGAAAAATTACCCAATTATTTTTGGCGACGAACTTGGGATTGGCTGGTATTTGTTGGAGGTTTTGTCCCAGCTCTCTTATTCGGCATTTTAGTTGGCAATATATTAATCGGTTTGCCTTTTCGTTTTGATTCGGATCTTTCTCTTACTTATGAGGGGAAGCTGTATGAACTGTTTTCCTTGTTTCCTTTACTTTGTGGTCTTGCAAGCATTGCCATGCTAGCAATGCATGGGGGTGCTTATCTCGCAACTAAAACCTATGTACCTATCAAAACACGGGCACTCTTTTGGACGCAATTTTCTGGGATAGTTTTAATTGTGTGTTATGCAACCGGGGGCATCATGATTGCTAATACGGTTATAGGTTATCAAGTAACCAGTGTTATCGATCCTAACGGCTATTCAAATCCATTAAATAAAACAGTGATTCAATCACTAGGGGCTTGGTTAAACAATTATTCACTGCATCCTTCATGGATGCTTAATCCGCTTGCCGGTTTCCTAGGGGCAATTGGCGCCGTATTGTTTGCTTTTTTAAAGTTTCCACGACTTGCGTTTTTTGCAAGTTGTATCAGCATTTGTGGGATTATTGGTTCTGTTGGCGCAAGTATGTTTCCGTTTATTTTGCCTTCAACAACACATTTTAATTCGAGCTTGCTTGTATGGGATGCATCGTCGACAAAACTTACTCTCATGATGATGCTAGTTGCGATCATCATTTTTATGCCAATTATCATGCTTTACACTGCATGGGTCTACCGTGTTTTGAGTGGAAAGATTCGTGTTGAAGAAATAAAAAATAAACATTAG
- the cydX gene encoding cytochrome bd-I oxidase subunit CydX has protein sequence MWYFAWILGTAFACSFAVFNALWLELESDDDNDGF, from the coding sequence ATGTGGTATTTTGCCTGGATCTTAGGAACAGCCTTTGCTTGCAGTTTTGCAGTTTTTAATGCACTATGGCTCGAGCTTGAAAGCGATGATGACAATGACGGCTTTTGA
- the hemF gene encoding oxygen-dependent coproporphyrinogen oxidase, which produces MTAFDENNLINPSQVIQDIKSYLLKLQNQICQFAELEDGRATFIKETWQHHSGGGGITCVLSDGAVFEKAGVNFSHVCGDELPQAATKLRPDLQGVSFEALGVSVVMHPKNPYAPTSHFNVRFILVNTKEKPLWWFGGGFDLTPYYGFDEDCKHWHAMAKTACDFLGVDVYQHYKQWADRYFYLPHRQEARGIGGIFFDDLNNQPFAQCFEFMQKVGEYYLKAYQPIIARRKQVPYGENERAFQLNRRGRYVEFNLLYDRGTLFGLQSKGRVESILMSLPPLVAWSYQSQPQVESAEVALLEYFLKPKNWLE; this is translated from the coding sequence ATGACGGCTTTTGACGAAAATAATTTGATTAACCCCTCGCAAGTTATTCAAGATATCAAATCTTATTTACTCAAACTACAAAACCAAATTTGCCAATTCGCAGAACTTGAAGATGGCAGGGCTACGTTTATAAAAGAGACTTGGCAGCATCATTCAGGTGGCGGCGGTATAACATGTGTTTTGAGCGACGGCGCAGTTTTTGAAAAAGCTGGCGTTAATTTTTCCCATGTTTGCGGGGATGAATTGCCGCAAGCGGCAACCAAATTAAGACCTGATCTTCAAGGCGTTTCATTCGAAGCACTGGGCGTTTCGGTGGTGATGCATCCAAAAAATCCTTATGCGCCCACATCACATTTTAATGTGCGTTTTATCTTAGTTAATACCAAAGAAAAACCTCTGTGGTGGTTTGGGGGTGGTTTTGATTTGACCCCTTATTATGGATTCGATGAAGATTGTAAGCATTGGCACGCGATGGCAAAAACTGCTTGCGATTTTCTTGGTGTTGATGTGTATCAACACTATAAACAATGGGCGGATCGATATTTTTATTTGCCGCATCGTCAAGAAGCGCGAGGTATTGGCGGCATCTTCTTTGATGATTTGAATAATCAACCTTTTGCCCAATGTTTTGAATTTATGCAAAAGGTCGGTGAGTATTATTTAAAAGCGTACCAACCTATTATTGCGAGACGAAAACAAGTGCCTTATGGTGAAAACGAACGTGCATTTCAGCTTAATCGTCGAGGCAGGTATGTAGAATTTAATTTGCTATATGATCGCGGGACTTTATTTGGGTTGCAATCAAAAGGTCGGGTTGAATCAATTTTAATGTCTTTGCCTCCGCTTGTGGCCTGGTCGTATCAGTCTCAACCTCAAGTAGAAAGCGCCGAAGTTGCACTTTTGGAATATTTTTTAAAACCAAAAAATTGGCTTGAATAG
- a CDS encoding MFS transporter, with amino-acid sequence MLENNRSVPAPFFKTLYPWLIVACGMLFYCYNYFLRVSPSVMQGELTQAFHITATQFGTLAGLYYWSYTPMQVPAGMVYDKFGVRFVLCAACLVAVLGLGIFITANSYNMAGMGRLMIGLGCAFAYIGTLKLASVWLPANRFATVAGLTTAGGMIAGAMAQNHLTKVIETIGYQQSLQTALIAGVILSLLVVFFVRNRPMNGDNVIHEMKAPIDMTHLFSALRIICTNPQMWLIGIIGCLLYLPSSVFLDLWGIPYLTSVYHLSPHQAVAISTYTFYGWIISGPIIGFISDKIKRRRLPLTATGFFAAVLLGVVFYFPNLSVGHLYLIFFFIGFCCGAHPLCFALGKESNPIQISGTAVAVTNMLIMAGGAIFQPIVGKLLDMHSKSPIGSDGLPVYSASDYTFALSIVPIGVALGIFLTLFLKETYCESQADIEAEKIFAGNMEQNIEAVK; translated from the coding sequence ATGTTAGAAAATAACCGCTCAGTTCCTGCTCCCTTTTTTAAAACCCTTTATCCTTGGCTTATAGTCGCCTGTGGAATGCTATTTTATTGTTATAATTACTTTCTCCGCGTTTCCCCCAGTGTTATGCAGGGCGAATTAACCCAAGCTTTTCATATCACAGCAACACAATTTGGTACCTTGGCCGGCCTTTATTATTGGTCCTATACACCCATGCAAGTGCCAGCGGGTATGGTATATGACAAGTTTGGGGTCCGTTTTGTATTATGCGCAGCCTGTTTGGTCGCAGTTCTTGGATTGGGCATTTTTATCACTGCCAATAGTTACAATATGGCTGGCATGGGTAGATTAATGATTGGGCTAGGTTGTGCCTTTGCCTATATTGGGACTTTAAAGCTCGCCTCCGTTTGGCTTCCAGCCAATCGTTTTGCAACCGTTGCAGGTCTCACCACTGCAGGTGGCATGATTGCGGGTGCAATGGCACAAAATCATCTTACTAAAGTCATCGAAACGATTGGCTATCAACAATCTCTACAAACCGCCTTAATCGCCGGCGTAATCTTAAGCCTATTGGTTGTATTTTTTGTCCGAAATCGTCCAATGAATGGTGATAATGTGATCCATGAAATGAAAGCACCCATCGACATGACTCATCTATTTTCAGCCTTACGAATTATATGTACGAATCCACAAATGTGGCTGATTGGTATTATTGGTTGTTTACTGTACTTGCCTTCTTCAGTGTTTTTGGATTTATGGGGCATTCCTTATCTCACTTCCGTCTACCATCTTAGTCCCCACCAAGCCGTGGCTATTTCAACTTACACTTTTTACGGATGGATTATTTCTGGCCCGATTATTGGTTTCATCTCGGATAAAATCAAACGTCGACGACTTCCGTTAACAGCAACCGGATTTTTTGCAGCGGTTTTACTCGGAGTCGTCTTCTATTTCCCAAACCTGAGCGTCGGACATCTCTATTTGATCTTTTTCTTCATCGGTTTTTGCTGCGGCGCTCACCCTTTGTGTTTTGCGTTGGGCAAGGAAAGCAACCCTATTCAAATTTCAGGAACTGCTGTGGCTGTGACCAACATGCTGATCATGGCAGGTGGTGCGATTTTCCAACCTATTGTCGGAAAATTGTTAGATATGCATTCAAAAAGTCCCATTGGCTCCGATGGCTTACCCGTCTACTCGGCCAGCGATTATACTTTTGCACTTAGTATCGTTCCCATCGGAGTTGCCCTAGGTATTTTCCTTACCTTGTTTTTAAAGGAAACTTATTGCGAATCTCAAGCGGACATTGAAGCAGAAAAGATTTTCGCGGGAAACATGGAGCAAAACATTGAAGCTGTTAAATAA
- a CDS encoding DMT family transporter, with protein MSYKAKIAAILSILLWASAFVGIRAGLTDFSPGGLALLRYAVASLVMGGIYCFYRFPQGVTRRDVFGLLFAGAFGIGLYNMSLNYGEVSVSSGVASFIIGQSPILTAIIALILFGERLTFLRVIGFGVSLAGIILLSVAETTSQAKWDGFLYILVAAISGSCYSFLQKPFLKKYHAIQATTFAIWGGTLLLCMYMPQLHADLAIASWTSISIVIYLGVFPAAIGYAAWSYVLAETSAVQAGTYLYYIPFATLLIGWLWLGEIPTLLAICGGILTMIGVWFVNHSYYLQRLKIQLQLKAQQP; from the coding sequence ATGAGTTATAAAGCCAAAATAGCAGCGATCCTTTCTATCTTATTGTGGGCATCTGCTTTTGTAGGCATACGGGCGGGACTTACTGATTTTTCACCGGGAGGTCTTGCGTTATTGCGTTACGCGGTGGCCTCACTGGTGATGGGTGGAATCTACTGTTTTTATCGTTTTCCCCAAGGTGTAACTCGACGTGATGTATTTGGACTTTTATTTGCTGGAGCGTTTGGTATAGGACTTTACAACATGTCCTTGAATTATGGCGAGGTGAGTGTTTCCTCGGGCGTTGCAAGTTTTATTATCGGACAATCTCCCATCCTTACTGCGATTATCGCTTTGATACTTTTTGGTGAGCGGCTTACATTCTTACGCGTCATTGGTTTTGGTGTTAGCTTAGCAGGAATTATTTTACTCTCAGTTGCAGAGACTACTTCGCAAGCAAAGTGGGATGGATTTTTATATATTCTAGTTGCAGCAATCTCGGGCAGTTGTTACTCGTTTCTGCAGAAACCATTCTTAAAAAAATACCATGCCATTCAAGCAACCACTTTTGCAATATGGGGAGGGACACTCCTTCTTTGTATGTATATGCCACAGCTTCATGCTGATTTAGCAATCGCGTCCTGGACTTCGATCTCAATCGTCATTTACCTAGGCGTTTTCCCGGCAGCCATTGGCTATGCTGCATGGAGTTATGTTTTAGCAGAAACTTCTGCCGTACAAGCGGGTACTTACCTTTATTACATTCCTTTTGCCACCCTTTTAATTGGGTGGTTATGGTTGGGTGAAATTCCAACGTTGCTTGCCATTTGCGGCGGGATTTTGACAATGATTGGCGTGTGGTTTGTTAACCACTCTTATTATTTGCAACGGCTGAAAATTCAACTTCAACTTAAAGCTCAACAACCATAA
- a CDS encoding host attachment protein, with translation MTSSTLTWLVIADASKARLYSCHKAKIFIEGAKTDDLHFLAEFSHVESRLKQAELVADKMGSFMGPFGTTRFEPTTPPHLQEADQFAYELVHVLEQGRLRQEFKDIILVAPPAFMGLLLKHFPHELKKYPLTQIEKDYTQLNEKEMLKALLNHL, from the coding sequence ATGACAAGTTCAACACTCACCTGGTTGGTTATCGCCGATGCCAGTAAGGCGCGTCTTTACAGCTGTCATAAAGCGAAAATTTTTATTGAAGGTGCGAAAACCGATGACTTACATTTCCTAGCAGAATTTTCTCATGTTGAAAGCCGCTTGAAACAAGCTGAACTTGTGGCGGATAAAATGGGTTCATTCATGGGGCCTTTTGGCACAACCCGGTTTGAACCGACTACCCCGCCCCACTTACAAGAAGCGGATCAGTTTGCTTATGAACTTGTTCATGTACTAGAGCAAGGACGTTTACGACAGGAATTTAAAGATATTATTTTAGTAGCGCCGCCCGCTTTTATGGGTTTGTTGCTTAAACATTTTCCACATGAATTAAAGAAATATCCCCTAACTCAAATTGAAAAAGATTATACGCAACTTAACGAAAAAGAAATGTTGAAAGCTTTATTGAATCATCTCTAA
- a CDS encoding M20/M25/M40 family metallo-hydrolase: MSPIKIEKKFINDLWDQSIIPTLIDYVKIPNKSPQFDPHWEEHGYMHEAVQLIMQWCEQHAYPGMTLEMIQLPHRTPLIYIEIPGDAKETILLYGHLDKQPEMTGWHSDLGPWQPVLRDDRLYGRGAADDGYAAFASLTALLALHRQNLPHSRCIILIEACEESGSYDLPFYIEALSEKIGTPSLIICLDSGCGNYEQLWLTTSLRGLLGGVLAIDVLTEGIHSGAGSGVVPSPCRLLRQLINRIEEEANGNMVLKDLSVEIPQRRKDQAKQAASVLESSLVAGFPFIPHVQPEAESIEELILRRTWKPALSIIGLEGLPILEHAGNVTIPSLSVKLSIRLPPTCDAEQAGRALKKALERDPPYQAKVSFTLQEASKGWNAPAEADWLNQSVQGASLEHFGQSSMCMGEGGSIPFMGMLGEKFPQAQFVITGVLGPESNAHGPNEFLHIPTGKKLTACVAQIIADHYQRNLKPLQQA; encoded by the coding sequence ATGTCACCGATTAAAATTGAGAAAAAATTTATTAATGATCTGTGGGATCAAAGTATTATCCCGACCTTAATAGACTATGTAAAAATCCCGAACAAATCACCGCAATTCGATCCCCACTGGGAAGAACATGGTTACATGCATGAAGCTGTACAGCTGATTATGCAATGGTGTGAGCAGCACGCTTACCCGGGAATGACTTTGGAGATGATTCAATTGCCGCATCGCACTCCCCTTATTTATATTGAAATCCCGGGCGATGCGAAAGAAACTATTTTGTTATATGGTCATTTAGACAAGCAGCCAGAAATGACAGGTTGGCACAGCGATCTCGGACCTTGGCAACCCGTGTTACGCGACGATCGCTTATATGGACGGGGAGCGGCTGATGATGGGTATGCAGCATTTGCTTCTCTCACTGCCTTGCTTGCTTTGCATCGTCAAAACTTACCCCATAGTCGCTGTATCATTCTAATTGAAGCTTGTGAAGAGAGTGGAAGTTACGATTTACCTTTTTACATAGAAGCACTGTCTGAAAAAATTGGCACCCCCAGTCTCATCATTTGTCTTGATTCGGGATGCGGTAATTACGAACAGTTATGGCTTACGACTTCCCTACGAGGACTTCTAGGCGGGGTTCTAGCCATTGATGTTTTGACTGAAGGGATCCATTCAGGCGCTGGCAGCGGCGTCGTGCCCTCACCTTGCCGTCTCTTGCGTCAGTTGATCAATCGGATTGAGGAAGAGGCGAATGGTAACATGGTATTGAAAGATCTTTCTGTAGAGATTCCTCAAAGGCGTAAGGATCAGGCTAAACAAGCTGCTAGCGTACTGGAATCGTCTTTGGTTGCAGGTTTCCCCTTTATTCCCCACGTACAACCTGAAGCCGAATCAATAGAAGAACTTATCTTGCGACGAACCTGGAAGCCCGCTTTATCAATTATTGGACTGGAAGGATTACCTATCCTTGAGCATGCCGGTAATGTAACTATTCCCTCACTTTCCGTTAAACTTTCTATTCGACTTCCTCCAACTTGTGATGCTGAGCAAGCAGGACGGGCTTTAAAAAAAGCGTTAGAAAGAGATCCACCTTATCAAGCAAAAGTCTCATTTACTCTTCAAGAAGCAAGTAAGGGATGGAATGCACCTGCGGAAGCTGACTGGCTGAATCAATCTGTTCAGGGTGCATCCCTAGAACATTTTGGCCAATCTTCTATGTGTATGGGAGAAGGCGGTTCAATTCCTTTCATGGGAATGCTGGGTGAAAAATTTCCCCAGGCTCAATTCGTTATCACAGGTGTCTTAGGCCCTGAATCAAATGCCCACGGTCCGAATGAATTCCTCCATATTCCAACCGGTAAAAAATTAACAGCTTGTGTGGCGCAAATTATTGCTGATCACTATCAGCGCAACTTAAAACCATTGCAACAGGCGTAA
- a CDS encoding arginase — translation MSVPPFLLVGYASGVAGVKGQCAEGPLTIMQSTYFADCLAQGLPFQWHSTFYPQPPEQDAEDIVCESAERMARTIDDLVKKKERFCVIGGDHTSALGTFSGTAAAIREQGDLGLIWIDAHMDSHTPETTESGRLHGMPLAALLGYGSPKLTGIMYPGAKIKPENVCLIGVRSFETAEALFLKDLNVRVYLMEEVNQRGFLNVLKEARSHVSQRTYGYGISLDLDSIDPADAPAVGVPEPFGLSGEDVYAGFALLASDKHLLATEIAEFDPSHDKNKITERLLVSFLEVLAQAPQ, via the coding sequence ATGTCGGTTCCTCCATTCTTACTAGTGGGTTATGCATCCGGTGTTGCGGGGGTAAAAGGTCAATGCGCGGAAGGCCCACTGACTATTATGCAGTCAACTTATTTTGCTGACTGCCTTGCTCAAGGTTTACCGTTTCAATGGCATTCGACATTTTATCCTCAACCACCAGAGCAAGATGCCGAAGATATAGTCTGCGAGTCAGCTGAGCGTATGGCGCGGACTATTGATGATCTTGTAAAAAAGAAAGAGCGTTTTTGCGTTATTGGGGGTGATCATACCTCGGCACTTGGTACATTTAGTGGCACTGCCGCTGCAATAAGAGAGCAAGGGGATTTAGGCTTAATTTGGATTGATGCGCACATGGATAGCCATACTCCAGAGACCACTGAATCAGGTCGCTTGCACGGCATGCCCTTAGCAGCCTTGCTTGGCTATGGCTCTCCTAAATTGACTGGGATTATGTATCCGGGGGCTAAGATTAAACCTGAAAATGTTTGTCTGATTGGTGTTAGAAGTTTTGAAACAGCCGAAGCTCTCTTTTTAAAAGATTTGAATGTTCGTGTTTATTTGATGGAAGAAGTTAATCAACGCGGATTTCTTAATGTCTTAAAAGAAGCACGAAGTCATGTCTCCCAACGAACTTATGGTTATGGCATCTCCCTTGATTTGGATAGTATCGATCCCGCCGATGCACCAGCTGTCGGTGTGCCTGAACCCTTTGGGTTGTCAGGGGAAGATGTGTATGCAGGATTCGCTTTACTTGCGAGTGACAAACACTTACTTGCAACAGAAATTGCTGAATTTGACCCTTCGCATGATAAGAACAAAATAACTGAACGATTACTTGTGTCTTTCCTTGAAGTTTTAGCCCAGGCACCTCAATAG
- a CDS encoding L,D-transpeptidase, whose protein sequence is MNLHVQVNIQTQQLHIVVDEQIIQTFIISTAKKGRGQINGSEQTPEGKHIIRAKIGNQCPLYTVFVGRRPTGEVFSPLLKARFPDRDWILTRIFWLSGLEKGKNRLGEVDTMRRYIYLHGTSDENSLGFPSSHGCIRMANLDIMQLFDQIPVGTLVHIS, encoded by the coding sequence ATCAATCTTCATGTGCAAGTTAACATTCAAACGCAACAGCTTCATATTGTGGTCGATGAGCAAATTATCCAAACTTTCATTATTTCAACGGCTAAAAAAGGCAGGGGACAAATCAATGGAAGTGAGCAAACGCCGGAAGGAAAGCATATCATCCGGGCAAAAATTGGTAATCAATGCCCGCTTTATACGGTTTTTGTAGGTCGTCGTCCGACAGGTGAGGTTTTCTCCCCGCTTTTAAAAGCCCGGTTTCCGGACCGAGATTGGATTTTAACTCGAATTTTTTGGTTAAGTGGTCTAGAGAAAGGCAAGAATCGTTTAGGCGAGGTTGATACCATGCGTCGTTACATTTATTTGCATGGCACGTCGGATGAAAACTCACTGGGTTTTCCAAGTTCGCATGGGTGCATTAGAATGGCAAATTTGGATATTATGCAACTTTTTGATCAAATCCCTGTCGGTACGCTGGTTCATATCTCATAA
- a CDS encoding DUF924 domain-containing protein, with amino-acid sequence MTDKIHELLNFWFGNLGSADLPTSDRTNLWFGENESVKTKLKMFTSEFDLATGGQLTEWAETPRGRLALIILLDQFPRYFHRRSARAFEYDEKAQRLCVEGLRENMDRSLTLIERVFFYMPLVHAESGESQEKSIRLYQDLVSLSMSETTQIYQLFLAYAYAHFRVIKEFGRFPQRNKVLGRDSTDSEVNFLKNT; translated from the coding sequence ATGACTGACAAGATCCATGAATTATTAAACTTTTGGTTTGGCAATTTAGGGTCTGCTGACTTGCCAACGAGCGATAGAACCAACCTTTGGTTTGGTGAAAATGAATCGGTCAAAACCAAATTAAAAATGTTTACTTCTGAATTTGATTTGGCAACCGGAGGTCAGCTAACTGAATGGGCTGAAACACCACGAGGTCGTTTGGCGCTGATTATTTTACTAGATCAATTTCCCCGTTATTTTCATCGACGCTCAGCACGAGCTTTTGAATATGATGAAAAGGCACAGCGTTTATGTGTTGAGGGCTTGCGCGAAAATATGGATCGCTCTTTAACTTTAATTGAGCGTGTCTTTTTTTATATGCCCCTGGTACATGCTGAAAGCGGTGAATCGCAAGAAAAATCCATTCGACTTTATCAAGATTTAGTTTCCTTATCCATGAGTGAAACCACCCAGATTTACCAATTGTTCCTTGCCTACGCATATGCACATTTTCGCGTTATTAAAGAATTCGGACGTTTTCCCCAGCGTAATAAAGTCTTAGGTCGAGATTCTACGGATTCTGAAGTTAATTTCCTGAAAAATACTTAA
- a CDS encoding helix-turn-helix transcriptional regulator, which translates to MNSHEIAQVIRFCRKQSGLSQQGLAQLAGVGKTVIFDIEKGKETVQLNSLLKVIDILNIKVKLETPFDLTKQN; encoded by the coding sequence ATGAATTCTCATGAAATTGCTCAGGTTATTCGATTTTGCCGAAAGCAAAGTGGCTTGTCCCAGCAAGGACTTGCTCAGCTTGCGGGGGTGGGTAAAACCGTAATTTTCGATATCGAAAAGGGTAAAGAAACAGTTCAATTAAATTCACTCCTTAAAGTCATTGATATCTTAAATATTAAAGTAAAACTCGAAACACCTTTTGACCTAACTAAGCAGAATTAG
- a CDS encoding HipA N-terminal domain-containing protein, translating to MTKAHILVSGEIAGVLENLNNGQYRFHYQPDYAGPPVSLTMPVRTTAYEFNKFPPFFEGLLPEGILLEALLRKYKIDRHDYFKQLLIVGHDVVGAVTIEETS from the coding sequence ATGACTAAAGCGCATATTTTAGTTAGCGGTGAAATTGCAGGGGTATTAGAGAATTTAAATAATGGCCAATATCGATTTCACTATCAACCTGATTATGCCGGTCCCCCTGTTTCTCTAACGATGCCGGTCCGCACGACAGCTTATGAATTTAATAAATTCCCGCCATTTTTTGAAGGATTACTCCCTGAAGGTATTTTACTTGAAGCGCTATTACGTAAATACAAAATTGATCGACACGATTATTTTAAACAATTATTAATTGTAGGGCATGATGTTGTCGGCGCTGTAACGATTGAGGAAACATCATGA